In Streptomyces violaceusniger Tu 4113, one DNA window encodes the following:
- a CDS encoding metallophosphoesterase, which produces MTDTSNTRPAEGEAQAPRQSRLRRLMRYIPLFAPVLLWAVPCWVLLHTSQHWPLPVTLVGTALFALGLIGMPLAMVRGHGRRQQDRAAIIGDTLLGTSWILFTWSVLLGVLLRLALTVAGVGESQDRARIVTWAVLGITAVLLGWGYAEARRVPRVRRLDVQLPRLGAGLDGIRVALITDTHYGPLDRTRWSARVCETVNTLEADLVCHTGDIADGTAERRRAQAAPLGTVRATRARVYVTGNHEYHSEAQGWVDLMDELGWEPLRNRHLLLERGGDTLVVAGVDDVTAESSGLAGHRAHLTGALNGADPDLPVLLLAHQPKFIDRAAAAGIDLQLSGHTHGGQIWPFHHLVRIDQPALAGLSHHGPRTLLYTSRGTGFWGPPFRVFAPSEITLLVLRSPHLPTST; this is translated from the coding sequence ATGACCGACACCAGCAACACCCGGCCCGCCGAGGGTGAAGCGCAAGCGCCGCGGCAGAGCCGACTGCGCCGCCTGATGCGCTACATCCCCCTGTTCGCCCCCGTCCTGCTGTGGGCTGTGCCCTGCTGGGTGCTCCTGCACACCAGCCAGCACTGGCCGCTGCCCGTCACGCTGGTCGGCACCGCCCTGTTCGCCCTCGGTCTCATCGGCATGCCGCTCGCGATGGTGCGCGGCCACGGCCGGCGCCAGCAGGACCGGGCGGCGATCATCGGCGACACCCTGCTGGGCACCAGCTGGATTCTGTTCACCTGGTCCGTTCTGCTCGGCGTCCTCTTGCGGCTCGCCCTGACCGTGGCCGGCGTCGGCGAGAGCCAGGACCGGGCCCGAATCGTCACCTGGGCCGTCCTCGGCATCACCGCCGTACTGCTCGGCTGGGGGTACGCCGAGGCCCGCCGCGTGCCACGCGTGCGCCGACTCGACGTGCAACTCCCACGGCTGGGTGCCGGGTTGGACGGCATCCGTGTCGCCCTCATCACCGACACCCACTACGGCCCGCTCGATCGCACTCGCTGGTCGGCGCGGGTATGCGAGACGGTGAACACTCTGGAAGCCGACCTGGTCTGCCACACCGGCGACATCGCGGACGGCACGGCCGAACGCCGCCGCGCCCAGGCCGCCCCACTCGGTACCGTGCGGGCCACCCGGGCCCGTGTATACGTCACCGGCAACCACGAGTACCACAGCGAGGCCCAGGGCTGGGTCGACCTGATGGACGAGCTGGGCTGGGAGCCGCTGCGCAACCGCCATCTGCTGCTCGAACGCGGAGGCGACACCCTCGTGGTCGCCGGCGTGGATGACGTCACCGCCGAGTCCTCCGGCCTGGCAGGCCACCGCGCCCACCTCACCGGAGCCTTGAACGGCGCCGACCCCGACCTACCCGTCCTGCTCCTGGCACACCAGCCCAAGTTCATCGACCGGGCAGCAGCCGCCGGCATCGACCTCCAACTCTCCGGCCACACCCACGGCGGCCAGATCTGGCCCTTCCACCACCTCGTCCGCATCGACCAGCCCGCCCTCGCCGGCCTCAGCCACCACGGCCCCCGCACCCTCCTCTACACCAGCCGCGGCACCGGCTTCTGGGGCCCGCCGTTCCGCGTCTTCGCCCCCAGCGAGATCACCCTGCTCGTGCTCCGCTCCCCGCACCTGCCCACCTCGACATAG
- a CDS encoding sugar transferase, translated as MRRGGLVSPFSSERGRLANGAVSRPANSWEQRYRRTVITSDTVATAFVVAAIGNFFGARDAANWHEKWGILAFGTELLVLGALAVSRSWAPAVLGQGAEEFRRLGRSLFAATVVLALGGIALTSRNIKLWIFVAIPAIALITMTARYLLRLWLHKQRKEGRCLRPVLAAGSPATVRDLITRTRRFPHLGWRVEAVCTTDGRGLDSDQLDGVRVVGRLTDVAKHVRHDGYRVVAVTPDPHWSPDRLQRLAWNLEGSDAEMVVAPVLMEVAGPRLHVDAVLGIPLLRVSMPTFTGGRRAIKGVVDRVGAAVLLVLFAPLMVLVGLLVLVDSRGGAFYRQRRVGKDGREFTILKFRTMAAGAHGARAELADRNEGAGLLFKLRRDPRVTRVGAVLRRYSLDELPQLFNVLTGSMSLVGPRPPLPEESAAYGPDIRRRLLVKPGLTGLWQISGRSDLPWEEAVRLDLRYVEDWSLALDTVILWKTLRAVLHGQGAY; from the coding sequence GTGCGGCGAGGGGGATTAGTCAGCCCGTTTTCGTCAGAGCGCGGGCGTCTGGCGAACGGGGCAGTCAGCCGGCCCGCGAACAGCTGGGAGCAGCGGTACCGCCGTACCGTGATCACCAGCGATACCGTGGCCACCGCCTTCGTGGTGGCGGCGATCGGCAACTTCTTCGGGGCCCGGGACGCGGCCAACTGGCACGAGAAGTGGGGAATTCTCGCATTCGGCACCGAGCTGCTGGTGCTGGGGGCGCTTGCGGTGAGCCGGTCATGGGCTCCGGCCGTGCTCGGCCAGGGCGCCGAGGAATTCCGCCGGCTCGGACGCTCACTGTTCGCGGCGACCGTCGTCCTGGCGCTCGGCGGGATCGCCCTGACCTCGCGCAACATCAAGCTCTGGATCTTCGTCGCGATCCCCGCGATCGCGCTCATCACCATGACCGCGCGGTATCTGCTCCGCCTCTGGCTGCACAAACAGCGCAAGGAAGGACGGTGCCTGAGACCGGTACTCGCTGCCGGGAGCCCGGCCACCGTGCGCGACCTGATCACCCGAACCCGCAGGTTCCCGCACCTCGGCTGGCGGGTGGAGGCGGTGTGCACGACGGACGGTCGCGGGCTCGACAGTGACCAACTGGACGGCGTGCGGGTCGTCGGCCGACTGACGGACGTCGCCAAGCACGTCCGCCACGACGGCTACCGTGTCGTCGCGGTCACACCGGACCCGCACTGGTCACCGGACCGGCTGCAGCGGCTGGCCTGGAACCTCGAAGGCAGCGATGCCGAGATGGTCGTGGCCCCCGTGCTGATGGAGGTGGCCGGCCCGCGGCTGCACGTCGACGCGGTGCTCGGGATCCCGCTGCTGCGGGTCAGCATGCCGACCTTCACCGGGGGCCGCCGGGCGATCAAGGGGGTTGTCGACCGGGTGGGCGCGGCGGTCCTGCTGGTGCTGTTCGCGCCGCTGATGGTGCTCGTCGGACTGCTCGTGCTGGTGGACAGTCGGGGTGGGGCGTTCTACCGCCAGCGCAGGGTCGGCAAGGACGGCCGCGAGTTCACCATTCTCAAGTTCCGCACCATGGCCGCCGGGGCCCACGGGGCACGTGCGGAGCTGGCCGACCGCAACGAGGGCGCGGGCCTGCTGTTCAAGCTCCGCCGGGATCCGCGGGTGACCCGGGTGGGAGCGGTGCTGCGCCGGTACTCGCTCGACGAGCTCCCGCAGCTCTTCAACGTGCTCACCGGATCGATGTCGCTCGTCGGACCGCGGCCTCCGCTACCGGAGGAGTCCGCCGCGTACGGCCCGGACATCCGGCGGCGGCTGCTGGTCAAGCCCGGACTCACCGGCCTGTGGCAGATCAGCGGACGCAGCGACCTGCCGTGGGAGGAGGCGGTCCGCCTCGACCTGCGGTACGTGGAGGACTGGTCGCTCGCCCTGGACACAGTGATCTTGTGGAAGACGCTGCGTGCGGTGCTCCACGGGCAGGGGGCCTACTGA
- a CDS encoding glycosyltransferase family 4 protein, with product MLGDTSFDDTAGGARPARRALILVENLSVPFDRRVWQECTTLRDAGWEVHVISPRGEKRDTEPEAEIDGVRIHRYPLRAATGGPAGYLREYGSALWHTVRLARKVGPVDVVHACNPPDLLFLPARWLKRRGARFVFDQHDLVPELYLSRFDRGEDRLYRAVCALEWLTYRAADIVLATNESYRDVALRRGGRRPEDVFVVRSAPQTDRFQPVPPELELKRGKPHLLCYLGVMGPQDGVDYALRALAKLRDELGRTDWHAVFVGAGDAFDAMVDLSRRLGLSEQVQFTGRIPDADLVRYLSTADVCLSPDPRNPLNDVSTMNKVLEYMAMGRPIVSFDLREARVSAGDAAVYAPANDEAEFAGLIALLLDDPEKRARMGKIGQERIGGPLSWRNSQASLLAAYAAACRDHTPVSAGDPVRPGKRPHR from the coding sequence TTGCTTGGTGACACGTCGTTTGATGACACAGCCGGCGGCGCCCGGCCGGCCCGGCGCGCGCTGATCCTGGTGGAGAACCTGTCGGTGCCGTTCGACCGGCGGGTGTGGCAGGAGTGCACGACGCTGCGCGACGCGGGCTGGGAGGTGCACGTCATCAGTCCCCGGGGGGAAAAGCGGGACACGGAGCCCGAGGCGGAGATCGACGGGGTGCGGATCCACCGCTACCCGTTGCGCGCGGCCACCGGAGGACCGGCCGGGTACCTGCGGGAGTACGGATCGGCGCTGTGGCACACGGTCCGGCTGGCCCGCAAGGTCGGCCCGGTCGACGTGGTCCATGCCTGCAACCCGCCCGACCTGCTGTTCCTGCCGGCACGGTGGCTGAAGCGGCGCGGCGCGCGGTTCGTCTTCGACCAGCACGACCTGGTACCCGAGCTGTACCTCTCCCGGTTCGACCGCGGCGAAGACCGGCTCTACCGCGCCGTATGCGCGCTGGAATGGCTGACCTACCGGGCCGCGGACATCGTGCTCGCCACGAACGAGAGCTACCGGGACGTCGCGCTGCGCCGTGGCGGCCGGAGGCCGGAGGACGTTTTCGTGGTGCGCAGCGCGCCCCAGACCGACCGGTTCCAACCGGTGCCGCCCGAGTTGGAGTTGAAGCGCGGCAAGCCTCATCTGCTGTGCTACCTCGGCGTCATGGGCCCTCAGGACGGCGTCGACTACGCCCTGCGGGCCCTCGCGAAGCTGCGCGACGAGCTCGGACGGACCGACTGGCATGCGGTGTTCGTCGGCGCCGGCGACGCCTTCGACGCGATGGTGGACCTGTCCCGGCGGCTCGGGCTCTCCGAGCAGGTGCAGTTCACCGGACGCATCCCGGACGCCGACCTGGTGCGCTACCTGTCCACCGCGGACGTGTGCCTCTCCCCCGACCCGCGCAATCCGCTCAACGATGTGTCGACCATGAACAAGGTCCTGGAGTACATGGCGATGGGCCGGCCGATCGTCTCGTTCGACCTCCGGGAGGCGCGCGTCTCCGCCGGTGACGCCGCCGTCTACGCACCCGCCAACGACGAGGCCGAATTCGCGGGGCTCATCGCGCTGCTCCTTGACGATCCGGAGAAGCGGGCCCGGATGGGCAAGATCGGCCAGGAGCGGATCGGCGGGCCGCTCTCCTGGCGGAACTCGCAAGCGTCGCTGCTCGCCGCCTACGCCGCTGCCTGCCGCGACCACACTCCGGTGTCGGCGGGCGACCCGGTGCGGCCAGGGAAGAGGCCGCACCGTTGA
- a CDS encoding TetR/AcrR family transcriptional regulator has product MQDDEQMRDLVAAALAAAKERGRDVADVPLTAIAAAAGVSRSTLLRRLGGSRGALDEAIRRAGVDPGGRRPVRERAIEAAAQLVAERGLGAMTLDAVAERAVCSLPSLHTVFDGRDGLLGAVYELYGPLPDLEALTADPPERLEDTVQALYRAVIMAFDREPRVLPAIFADLFSRPDGPAARAMRAYLPRLFDSLARLLLPHVETGRIRPLPLPILAQLLLGPMITHILTRPLLEPIQSLDLPPMNEVCELFTEAYLHAVTRQE; this is encoded by the coding sequence ATGCAGGACGATGAGCAGATGCGGGATCTAGTGGCCGCCGCCCTGGCGGCGGCGAAGGAACGCGGCCGGGACGTCGCGGACGTCCCGCTGACAGCGATCGCTGCGGCGGCTGGCGTCTCCCGCAGCACACTGCTGCGCCGGCTGGGCGGCTCACGGGGCGCGCTGGACGAGGCGATCCGGCGGGCGGGCGTAGACCCCGGCGGTCGGCGGCCGGTCCGCGAGCGCGCGATCGAGGCGGCGGCGCAGCTCGTCGCCGAGCGGGGCCTCGGCGCGATGACCCTAGACGCCGTCGCGGAGCGGGCCGTGTGCTCGCTTCCCAGCTTGCACACGGTCTTCGACGGCCGCGACGGCCTACTCGGCGCCGTCTACGAACTCTACGGCCCGCTACCCGACTTGGAAGCCCTCACCGCCGACCCGCCGGAGCGCCTGGAGGACACTGTGCAGGCGCTCTACCGGGCCGTGATCATGGCGTTCGACCGCGAGCCGCGCGTGCTCCCGGCGATCTTCGCGGACCTCTTCAGCCGACCCGACGGGCCCGCCGCGCGAGCGATGCGGGCGTACCTCCCGCGCCTATTCGACAGCCTCGCCCGGCTCCTGCTGCCGCACGTGGAGACGGGCCGGATACGACCACTGCCACTCCCGATCCTGGCCCAACTCCTGCTGGGTCCGATGATCACCCACATCCTCACGCGACCGCTCCTCGAACCCATACAGAGCCTTGACCTCCCACCCATGAACGAGGTCTGCGAACTCTTCACCGAGGCATACCTGCACGCGGTCACACGGCAGGAATAA
- a CDS encoding nucleotide sugar dehydrogenase, producing MRVSVFGLGYVGCVSAACLAGMGHQVIGVDVNQVKVDLVNDGKAPVVEERIGELIAEAVRTGALRATGDVREAIMDSEVSLVCVGTPSEPNGSLCTTYLERVTEQIGAALAEGAEQGGRQTVVFRSTMLPGTCLNLLVPILEKTVGGTAGVDFGVAVNPEFLREGTSVRDFFDPPKTVIGELDPASGDAVTALYDGLPGEVFRVPVPTAEAIKYADNAFHGLKIGFANELGAVCRALGVDSHQVMDVFLADRKLNISPAYLRPGFAFGGSCLPKDLRSLVYAARRADVSVPILAHVLPSNSDHLQRAVELVERTGKRRVGLFGLSFKPGTDDLRESPLVELAERLFGKGYDLRIHDANVSLSRLIGANREYIESRLPHLAQLLADSVDEVLEHAEVCLVGTRDPAVLSALPHGDGPVIVDLIHLPDADARRAEPGYVGLAW from the coding sequence ATGAGAGTCAGCGTTTTCGGGCTCGGCTACGTGGGCTGCGTGTCGGCCGCGTGCCTGGCCGGCATGGGGCACCAGGTCATCGGGGTGGACGTCAACCAGGTGAAGGTCGACCTGGTCAACGACGGCAAGGCCCCGGTGGTCGAGGAGCGGATCGGCGAGCTCATCGCCGAGGCCGTGCGGACCGGAGCGTTACGCGCCACCGGCGACGTCCGCGAGGCGATCATGGACAGCGAGGTGTCGCTGGTCTGCGTGGGCACGCCGTCGGAGCCCAACGGCAGCCTGTGCACCACATATCTGGAGCGGGTCACCGAGCAGATCGGCGCCGCACTGGCCGAGGGGGCCGAGCAGGGGGGCCGGCAGACCGTCGTGTTCCGCAGCACCATGCTCCCGGGCACCTGCCTGAACCTGCTGGTGCCGATCCTGGAGAAGACCGTCGGCGGCACGGCCGGGGTGGACTTCGGGGTCGCGGTCAACCCGGAGTTCCTGCGCGAGGGCACGAGTGTGCGGGACTTCTTCGACCCGCCCAAGACCGTCATCGGCGAGCTCGACCCGGCGAGCGGCGACGCGGTGACGGCGCTGTACGACGGCTTGCCCGGCGAGGTGTTCCGGGTGCCGGTCCCGACAGCCGAGGCGATCAAATACGCGGACAACGCGTTCCACGGCCTCAAGATCGGCTTCGCGAACGAGCTGGGCGCGGTGTGCCGGGCGCTCGGGGTGGACTCGCACCAGGTGATGGACGTGTTCCTGGCCGACCGCAAGCTGAACATCAGCCCCGCCTACCTGCGGCCCGGCTTCGCCTTCGGTGGCTCCTGTCTGCCCAAGGACCTGCGCAGCCTGGTTTACGCGGCGCGGCGGGCCGACGTCTCGGTGCCCATCCTCGCCCACGTGCTGCCCTCCAACTCCGACCATCTGCAGCGCGCGGTGGAGCTGGTGGAGCGCACCGGCAAGCGCCGGGTGGGCCTGTTCGGGCTGTCCTTCAAACCCGGCACCGACGACCTCCGCGAGAGCCCGCTCGTCGAGCTGGCCGAGCGGCTCTTCGGCAAGGGGTACGACCTGCGGATCCACGACGCCAATGTGAGCCTCTCCCGGCTGATCGGCGCGAACCGCGAGTACATCGAGTCCCGGCTGCCGCACCTCGCGCAGCTACTCGCGGACTCCGTCGACGAGGTGCTCGAGCATGCCGAGGTGTGCCTGGTCGGAACCAGGGATCCGGCCGTGCTGTCGGCGCTGCCACATGGCGACGGCCCGGTGATCGTCGACCTCATCCACCTTCCCGACGCCGATGCGCGCCGGGCCGAACCGGGGTACGTGGGCCTTGCTTGGTGA
- a CDS encoding DUF4352 domain-containing protein → MHRSIASTAAAVVLAAALVACGGSDGDSNKAAATKSAGSSGATTSGGQQTPDATPGSTTPSSAKVGDTLSLEGLPGMGATGNNVQADITLTKYEDHAKPSLEAFAAPDGQRLVAAEFTILSTGDATYDDPGNLGAKVIDSTGKVYPGKPGIPTAGDSLDLTMILQPGDKTTGWVVFNVPQDAKITAVTYQMDSLLQTNGEHTGRWTLLA, encoded by the coding sequence ATGCACCGCTCCATCGCGTCCACCGCCGCAGCCGTCGTGCTCGCCGCCGCCCTTGTGGCGTGCGGGGGTTCGGACGGGGACAGCAACAAGGCCGCAGCCACCAAGAGCGCCGGTTCCAGCGGCGCCACGACGTCCGGCGGTCAGCAGACGCCGGACGCCACGCCCGGCAGCACAACGCCGAGTAGCGCCAAGGTCGGTGACACCCTCTCGCTGGAGGGATTGCCCGGTATGGGTGCCACGGGCAACAACGTCCAGGCCGACATCACGCTGACCAAGTACGAGGACCACGCCAAACCGTCGCTGGAGGCCTTCGCGGCCCCCGACGGGCAGCGCCTGGTCGCGGCGGAGTTCACGATCCTCAGCACCGGCGACGCCACCTACGACGACCCCGGCAACCTGGGGGCGAAGGTCATCGACTCGACCGGAAAGGTGTACCCCGGCAAGCCCGGTATCCCCACCGCCGGTGACTCCCTGGACCTCACCATGATCCTCCAGCCGGGCGATAAGACCACCGGCTGGGTGGTCTTCAACGTGCCGCAGGACGCGAAGATCACGGCCGTGACGTACCAGATGGACTCGCTCCTGCAGACCAACGGAGAGCACACCGGCAGGTGGACCCTCCTCGCCTGA
- a CDS encoding Wzz/FepE/Etk N-terminal domain-containing protein, which produces MSDDTIRLVTIGRMLRRRWRLLTVLAVLGALVGYGTSSLFPPRYTTSASVLLPGQWEERELLTQAEIATSSVVVDRAAATLGRPGVSGRELRDRVSAEAADGNIIKISGTADTPERARRLCDQVAQQFITFAARLAGDNTDPESAAGPEDLRKMVVQTNRRITDLAEAADPGQTVESVQARTELAKLRTALQEAVKKLDEADPTTNRANMVVMGPAARPTGEAAPTRTQFIVAGALLFFLLAVIGHLAAARMSRRLRTAPEIAAALGSPLLGTVEVPGERSAHRPEGRGPRARIRRLLGVDIRWDIPTPRTSGDEAGRQLRYRRVCARLRDQLPAPRRLLVVVPDGDEVALRAAGQLVAEAESDPSPTSSSRGYPMLRVVGVSVSQPMVPDRDTESGALVVLSAGSRTAEELADVAEACADAGHEVVGIVVADTVRARPTRSAGPPRDAVTPALTVRGHAPGGSV; this is translated from the coding sequence TTGAGCGATGACACGATACGCCTGGTCACGATCGGGCGGATGCTCCGTCGGCGCTGGCGGCTTCTCACCGTCCTCGCCGTGCTGGGTGCGCTCGTCGGCTACGGCACCTCTTCGCTGTTTCCGCCGCGGTACACGACGTCGGCATCGGTACTGCTGCCGGGGCAGTGGGAGGAGCGCGAGCTGCTGACTCAGGCGGAGATCGCGACCAGTTCGGTGGTGGTCGACCGCGCGGCTGCCACGCTCGGCCGGCCCGGGGTCAGCGGCCGCGAGCTGCGGGATCGGGTGAGCGCCGAGGCCGCCGACGGGAACATCATCAAGATCTCGGGTACGGCCGACACCCCGGAGCGTGCGCGGCGGCTCTGCGACCAGGTGGCCCAGCAATTCATCACCTTCGCCGCGCGGCTCGCGGGCGACAACACCGACCCCGAATCGGCGGCCGGGCCCGAGGACTTGCGGAAGATGGTGGTGCAGACCAACCGCCGCATCACCGACCTGGCCGAGGCGGCAGATCCGGGGCAGACCGTGGAGAGCGTGCAGGCTCGCACCGAGCTCGCGAAGCTGCGTACCGCGCTGCAGGAGGCCGTGAAAAAGCTGGACGAGGCCGACCCGACGACCAACCGGGCCAACATGGTCGTCATGGGGCCGGCGGCCCGGCCGACCGGCGAGGCAGCGCCGACGAGGACGCAGTTCATCGTCGCCGGGGCGCTGCTGTTCTTCCTGCTCGCGGTCATCGGCCATCTCGCCGCCGCTCGGATGAGTCGCCGACTGCGCACCGCGCCGGAGATCGCCGCGGCGCTGGGCTCCCCGCTGCTGGGTACCGTCGAGGTACCTGGTGAACGGTCCGCGCACCGGCCGGAAGGCCGTGGCCCGCGGGCCCGGATCCGCCGGCTGCTGGGCGTCGACATCCGGTGGGACATACCGACCCCGCGGACGTCCGGCGACGAGGCCGGCAGGCAGCTCCGCTACCGGCGGGTGTGCGCCCGCCTCCGGGACCAGCTACCGGCCCCCCGGCGGCTGCTGGTTGTCGTCCCGGACGGCGACGAGGTCGCCCTCCGCGCCGCCGGGCAGCTCGTCGCCGAGGCCGAGAGCGATCCTTCCCCGACCTCTTCGAGCAGGGGATACCCGATGCTGCGGGTGGTGGGGGTATCGGTGTCCCAGCCGATGGTGCCGGACCGCGACACCGAGTCCGGTGCCCTGGTCGTGCTCAGCGCGGGCAGTCGGACCGCGGAGGAGCTCGCCGACGTCGCCGAGGCGTGTGCGGACGCGGGGCATGAGGTCGTCGGCATCGTCGTCGCCGACACGGTCCGGGCCCGTCCGACACGGTCTGCCGGCCCTCCTCGGGATGCCGTCACGCCTGCGCTCACGGTTCGCGGCCACGCGCCGGGAGGTTCAGTGTGA
- a CDS encoding FAD-dependent oxidoreductase has product MSVVISGGGPAGMMLGLLLARAGIEVTVLEKHGDFLRDFRGDTVHASTVRLMDELGLGRKFASLPQTKLSDMVVPTQDGGRMRLTAFAALPAPYNYIAMIPQWDLLNLLAQEARREPSFTLRMSTVATGLIREGGKVVGVRYRTQDGEEGEIRATLTVAADGRHSALRQDAGLVPQEFPVPFDTWWFRLPRYAAEQAQEPRQVAAFRAGEFALSLTRNDYFQIAYFTTKGSDARLRTEGIERFRARIADLMPQYADRVDQLPSMDDVHLLDVRLNRLPHWYADGLLMIGDAAHAMSPAGGMGINLAIQDAVAAATLLVEPLRRDRLTTAGLAKVQRRRWRPTVIMQRVQLMLHDGFFAPVLTGRRVGPPTSIVLATRYLPGFRQLPSRLVAFGPRPEHAPAFARRPMAEPASYLPLKKRFPS; this is encoded by the coding sequence ATGAGCGTCGTCATCTCCGGGGGCGGGCCGGCAGGCATGATGCTGGGCCTGCTGCTGGCGCGGGCCGGAATCGAGGTGACCGTGCTGGAGAAGCACGGCGACTTCCTGCGCGACTTCCGCGGTGACACCGTCCACGCGTCCACCGTGCGACTGATGGACGAGCTGGGCCTGGGCCGGAAGTTCGCCTCGCTGCCGCAGACCAAGCTCAGCGACATGGTGGTGCCCACGCAGGACGGCGGCCGTATGCGGCTGACCGCCTTCGCGGCCCTGCCGGCGCCGTACAACTACATCGCGATGATCCCGCAGTGGGACCTGCTCAACCTGCTTGCCCAGGAGGCCCGGCGCGAACCGTCGTTCACCCTGCGGATGAGTACCGTGGCGACCGGGCTGATCCGGGAGGGCGGCAAGGTCGTCGGCGTCCGCTACCGCACCCAGGACGGCGAGGAGGGCGAGATCCGCGCCACCCTCACCGTCGCGGCCGACGGCCGCCACTCCGCGCTGCGCCAGGACGCCGGTCTGGTGCCGCAGGAGTTCCCGGTCCCGTTCGACACCTGGTGGTTCCGGCTGCCCAGGTATGCCGCGGAGCAGGCCCAGGAGCCCCGGCAGGTTGCCGCGTTCCGCGCCGGCGAGTTCGCCCTGAGCCTCACCAGGAACGACTACTTCCAGATCGCCTACTTCACCACGAAGGGATCCGATGCCCGTCTGCGCACCGAAGGCATCGAACGCTTCCGGGCGCGGATCGCCGACCTGATGCCGCAGTACGCGGACCGCGTCGACCAGCTCCCGAGCATGGACGACGTCCACCTGCTCGACGTCCGGCTCAACCGGCTTCCGCACTGGTACGCCGACGGCCTCCTGATGATCGGCGACGCCGCCCACGCGATGTCCCCGGCCGGCGGAATGGGGATCAACCTCGCCATCCAGGACGCGGTCGCGGCGGCCACGCTGCTCGTCGAACCGCTGCGCCGGGACCGGCTGACCACCGCCGGCTTAGCAAAGGTCCAGCGGCGGCGGTGGCGGCCCACAGTGATCATGCAGCGCGTGCAGCTGATGCTGCACGACGGGTTCTTCGCCCCGGTCCTCACCGGCCGCCGAGTCGGCCCGCCCACCTCGATTGTCCTGGCCACCCGGTACCTGCCCGGGTTCCGCCAACTCCCCTCCCGCCTGGTCGCGTTTGGCCCGCGCCCGGAGCACGCCCCGGCCTTCGCCCGGCGCCCCATGGCGGAGCCGGCTAGCTACTTGCCCCTGAAAAAGCGCTTCCCCAGCTGA